In Thermotomaculum hydrothermale, a single genomic region encodes these proteins:
- a CDS encoding M1 family metallopeptidase, whose translation MVSAGNLSDFYEKATFPKLQQLNIKTKSFKVADLVVSVKPDSKIYLMLADDEPVGIAVSNASYDYKFGDKFFLPVAVRNFKNTFGDKPNIENGKMVFKDDAEWIFIWSAKIGNALKNRVIPDGAPFPEGVKKVFNGVLGSVPSIGAVYDKIFPQSGIVSVYIHSKKRKLEYFIDPFDALTEEMYAIMPYNSNSVDLKGNYYVAELTSKTLKNSWLDKDNPLFTVVDTKLDVFNDKGDHLIVKSKQRVRINRNNLKGFFTNLISSRYDNEFKYYHAKSVKVDGKNVSFLHKKGRLFVDLGKPYNLGDFVTIETVCEGDIAIHPSGDNYFSLGTYAWYPQPDLDKEKSSFEITVKAPKPYTIFASGNIVDKGEDGDYNYLKTSIDDEVQFPVVAAGKYHVYSKDYNGYKCTVSSYAMAKKKHALRLANNFLVASDYYSRLFGYKYPFKNQEVVEVNSWGFGQAPPGLIFITQEAFSPLRDYLSKLFSQGVNQRFVHEISHAYWGHIAKIPNAKEMWISEALAQYSSALCIKAMYKKKKKGEKVFNKMVKNWYTQTKMLNKGSVLFFAQDLSGESDRDYWDRWKLIYNKGPLVIHAIRLKLQKQYGEKQGDRMFVIFLRAILKNSDFDYVYTKDLIGILNAITKTDWTPFFERYVLGTDIPEV comes from the coding sequence TTGGTTAGTGCGGGGAATTTAAGTGATTTTTATGAAAAGGCAACTTTCCCAAAGCTTCAACAACTTAATATTAAAACAAAATCTTTTAAGGTTGCTGATTTAGTTGTAAGTGTTAAACCTGATAGCAAGATTTACCTTATGCTTGCAGATGATGAACCTGTTGGTATTGCTGTAAGCAATGCCAGTTACGATTATAAGTTTGGGGATAAGTTTTTTCTTCCCGTTGCTGTAAGGAATTTTAAAAATACCTTTGGTGACAAACCGAATATTGAAAATGGGAAGATGGTTTTCAAAGATGATGCAGAATGGATATTTATCTGGAGTGCAAAGATTGGCAATGCTTTGAAGAACAGGGTAATTCCAGACGGAGCACCTTTTCCTGAAGGAGTAAAAAAGGTTTTTAACGGGGTGTTAGGTTCGGTTCCTTCAATAGGGGCGGTTTACGATAAAATTTTCCCTCAAAGTGGTATTGTTAGTGTTTACATTCATTCAAAAAAGAGGAAGTTGGAGTATTTTATAGACCCTTTTGATGCTTTAACTGAAGAAATGTATGCAATTATGCCTTACAATTCAAATAGTGTTGATTTAAAAGGTAATTACTATGTAGCCGAGTTGACTTCAAAGACTTTGAAAAATTCCTGGCTAGATAAAGACAATCCTCTTTTTACCGTTGTTGACACTAAACTTGATGTTTTTAACGATAAAGGAGACCACTTAATTGTTAAGTCTAAACAAAGGGTGAGAATTAATAGGAATAATTTAAAAGGTTTTTTTACAAACCTTATCTCTTCAAGGTATGACAATGAGTTTAAGTATTATCATGCTAAAAGTGTAAAGGTTGATGGAAAGAATGTAAGCTTTTTACATAAAAAGGGTAGGTTGTTTGTAGATTTAGGGAAGCCTTATAATTTAGGGGATTTTGTTACTATTGAAACTGTTTGTGAGGGGGATATTGCAATTCATCCAAGCGGGGACAATTACTTTTCATTAGGTACTTATGCATGGTACCCGCAGCCTGATCTGGATAAAGAAAAGTCTTCATTTGAGATAACGGTAAAAGCGCCTAAACCTTACACTATTTTTGCAAGCGGCAACATTGTGGATAAAGGGGAAGACGGAGATTACAATTATTTAAAAACAAGCATCGATGATGAGGTTCAATTCCCGGTTGTTGCCGCAGGGAAGTATCATGTTTATTCCAAAGACTACAACGGTTATAAATGCACTGTTTCTTCTTACGCAATGGCAAAGAAAAAGCATGCTTTAAGGCTTGCAAATAACTTTTTAGTTGCAAGTGATTACTATTCAAGGCTTTTTGGTTATAAATACCCTTTCAAAAATCAGGAAGTTGTTGAGGTTAACAGCTGGGGATTTGGTCAGGCACCTCCTGGATTGATTTTTATCACTCAGGAAGCCTTTTCTCCTTTAAGGGATTATTTGTCAAAGCTTTTTTCACAGGGGGTTAACCAGAGGTTTGTTCATGAGATTTCCCACGCCTACTGGGGGCATATTGCAAAGATTCCAAATGCTAAAGAGATGTGGATTTCTGAAGCGCTTGCACAGTATTCTTCCGCTTTGTGCATAAAGGCAATGTATAAAAAGAAGAAAAAGGGCGAGAAGGTATTTAATAAAATGGTTAAAAATTGGTATACCCAGACAAAAATGTTGAATAAAGGAAGCGTCCTTTTCTTTGCTCAGGATTTATCAGGGGAAAGCGACAGAGACTATTGGGACAGGTGGAAGCTTATTTATAACAAGGGTCCCCTTGTGATTCACGCAATCAGGCTTAAACTTCAGAAACAGTACGGAGAAAAGCAGGGTGACAGAATGTTTGTTATCTTTTTAAGGGCAATTTTAAAGAATTCGGACTTCGATTATGTTTATACTAAGGATTTAATAGGGATATTAAACGCAATAACAAAAACAGACTGGACGCCTTTCTTTGAAAGGTATGTGCTTGGCACCGATATTCCGGAAGTTTAA
- the glgA gene encoding glycogen synthase GlgA, whose translation MKVLYGVAEYYPLVKTGGLGDAAGAYTKALSKRHKVYAVLPGYSKIDRKKYGFKPVKGFELSIPIGDRDVKGYVEKAELDKNLTIYLICNDEYFDRENLFGDGVTPYKDNAERFLFFSRGILELAAYLKEIDVIHLNDWHTAIGMFYLKEFYKKIGKIDKKVKSVFTIHNLGYQGIFWQYDMYLLNVDWKYFNPEGLEFYNHINYLKSGIIYSDIVTTVSPTYAKEIQTPEFGFGLDGVLRKRADNLFGILNGVDYSVWHPWRDKFIPYKYNKKLFDRKLKNKIALQKELGLEVNPEQPMLVMVSRLIDQKGIDLITPVFDMLVDLGVQIVILGTGEKHYVDFFNWKEHQFKGKVVGYMAYNEEVAHKLYAAGDIYLMPSKYEPCGLSQMYAMKYGTVPVVRNTGGLKDTVIDIDEGIEKATGFKFEYYSPYAFYEAVRKAVTLYKTNREEFKKLALNGMDTKFTWEKTVKEYIKLYKK comes from the coding sequence ATGAAAGTTTTATACGGAGTTGCAGAGTACTATCCCCTTGTCAAAACAGGGGGACTTGGAGATGCAGCAGGTGCGTATACTAAAGCATTATCAAAAAGGCATAAAGTATATGCAGTACTGCCAGGATACTCAAAAATTGACAGAAAAAAATACGGTTTTAAACCTGTTAAAGGATTTGAACTATCTATTCCAATAGGGGATAGAGATGTTAAAGGCTATGTTGAAAAGGCTGAATTAGATAAAAACCTCACTATTTATTTAATCTGCAATGACGAATACTTTGATAGGGAAAACCTGTTTGGAGACGGAGTAACCCCATATAAAGACAATGCAGAGAGGTTTTTATTCTTCTCAAGGGGTATTCTTGAACTTGCTGCATACTTAAAAGAAATAGATGTTATCCACTTAAACGACTGGCACACTGCAATAGGCATGTTTTACCTTAAAGAGTTTTACAAAAAAATAGGCAAAATAGATAAAAAGGTAAAATCTGTATTTACAATACACAATTTAGGGTATCAGGGAATTTTCTGGCAGTATGACATGTACCTCTTGAATGTTGACTGGAAGTATTTTAACCCTGAAGGGCTTGAATTTTACAACCACATAAACTACTTAAAGTCTGGGATTATTTACTCTGACATAGTTACCACAGTATCGCCAACTTACGCAAAAGAGATTCAAACACCTGAATTTGGATTTGGGCTTGACGGGGTTTTAAGGAAAAGGGCAGACAACCTTTTTGGAATACTAAACGGGGTTGATTACTCTGTCTGGCATCCCTGGAGGGATAAGTTTATCCCTTACAAATACAATAAAAAACTATTTGACAGAAAATTAAAAAACAAAATTGCTCTTCAAAAAGAACTGGGGCTTGAAGTTAACCCGGAACAACCTATGCTTGTTATGGTTTCAAGGCTTATAGACCAGAAGGGGATAGATTTAATAACACCTGTTTTTGACATGCTTGTTGACCTTGGAGTTCAAATTGTAATATTAGGCACAGGGGAAAAACACTATGTGGATTTTTTCAACTGGAAAGAACATCAATTTAAGGGAAAAGTTGTGGGCTATATGGCTTATAACGAAGAGGTTGCGCATAAACTTTACGCTGCCGGAGACATATACCTTATGCCGTCAAAGTATGAGCCGTGCGGATTGTCTCAAATGTATGCAATGAAGTACGGCACTGTCCCTGTTGTAAGAAACACCGGGGGACTAAAAGATACTGTAATTGACATTGACGAGGGGATTGAAAAAGCCACAGGATTTAAATTTGAGTACTATTCCCCTTACGCATTTTATGAAGCAGTCAGGAAAGCGGTTACTTTGTATAAAACAAACAGGGAAGAATTCAAAAAGCTTGCTTTAAACGGAATGGATACAAAATTTACCTGGGAAAAAACAGTAAAAGAATATATAAAACTTTACAAAAAATAA
- the cas2 gene encoding CRISPR-associated endonuclease Cas2: MFIILYYDVNQKRCNKMLKVCRKYLQWVQNSVFEGEISNANYERLVHEIKQIIKKEEGDSVIIYRFKMMYYSKREVLGNDKKEDITFI, encoded by the coding sequence ATGTTTATAATTCTGTACTATGATGTAAACCAGAAAAGGTGCAACAAAATGCTAAAAGTTTGCAGGAAATACCTGCAATGGGTTCAAAATTCTGTTTTTGAAGGGGAAATAAGCAATGCGAATTATGAAAGGTTGGTACACGAAATTAAACAAATAATAAAAAAAGAGGAAGGGGATTCAGTTATTATTTACAGGTTTAAAATGATGTACTATTCAAAAAGAGAGGTGTTAGGAAACGATAAAAAGGAAGACATAACCTTTATTTAA
- a CDS encoding 1,4-alpha-glucan branching protein domain-containing protein, which yields MEKNGNFLFILHSHIPYVLKHGEWPHGEYWLFEATAETYIPLLQMLERFKDKGIKPKITLGLTPVLIEQLKSDYFKEKFNKYLEFKIELLQKDKKEFERKNQNEYTMLALFWEKFYTDIQHLFNITYKKDIINRFKYFLDKGYIEILTSAATHGYLPLLGYDNNVRAQIKAGIDTYVKYFGKKPKGIWMPECAYRPKGLWKNPITKEVFIRKGVDEILVEEGIEYTFIDSPNLENASLFNQYGEKSLNPLGFEYKKTPYIPYKLASGLTLFVRDHITGYQVWSKHYGYPGDPFYLEFHKQKDTSGIKYWRITGANLDLAFKEIYSPDKAKERVNENAMHFAELITQILKKFKSETGLNGVLVAPFDAELFGHWWFEGPKWLEKVIENLKKIDGVEPATGIDILKNSPKTETITLKEGSWGENNDHSVWFNENTKWTWEKLYNTEKNFLAFLKKHKRKALLEKTLNKILKEAAKSLIIAEASDWQFLIHTQSGVDYVEERFNKHIGEVEKLISIAKNYLHQNTLSDEEKAFIEKVSRENIVFNNICLEWYLED from the coding sequence ATGGAAAAAAACGGAAATTTTCTCTTTATATTACATTCACATATACCCTATGTTCTAAAACACGGAGAATGGCCTCACGGGGAATACTGGCTATTTGAAGCCACAGCAGAAACCTATATCCCCCTTCTTCAAATGCTGGAGAGGTTTAAAGATAAAGGGATTAAGCCTAAAATAACCCTTGGCCTCACCCCCGTTTTGATTGAACAGTTAAAGAGTGATTATTTTAAAGAAAAGTTTAACAAATACCTTGAATTTAAAATAGAGCTTCTTCAAAAAGATAAAAAAGAATTTGAGAGAAAGAATCAAAACGAATATACAATGCTTGCGTTGTTCTGGGAAAAGTTTTATACAGATATTCAACATTTGTTTAACATCACATATAAAAAAGACATAATTAACAGGTTTAAATACTTTTTAGACAAAGGCTATATTGAAATATTGACATCGGCTGCAACACACGGATACCTGCCCCTTTTAGGATACGACAACAATGTGAGGGCTCAAATTAAAGCAGGTATAGACACCTATGTTAAATACTTTGGGAAAAAACCAAAGGGGATATGGATGCCTGAATGCGCATACAGGCCTAAGGGTTTATGGAAAAATCCAATTACCAAAGAGGTTTTTATAAGAAAAGGGGTTGATGAAATACTTGTTGAAGAGGGTATTGAGTACACCTTTATTGATAGCCCAAACCTTGAAAATGCGTCGTTGTTTAATCAGTATGGAGAAAAGAGCCTTAACCCACTTGGATTTGAATACAAAAAAACACCTTATATCCCCTATAAACTTGCATCTGGATTAACATTATTTGTTAGAGACCATATAACCGGGTATCAGGTGTGGAGTAAACATTACGGCTACCCTGGAGACCCTTTTTACCTTGAATTCCACAAACAGAAAGATACAAGCGGCATAAAATACTGGAGAATAACAGGGGCAAACCTTGACCTTGCATTTAAGGAAATTTACTCCCCCGATAAGGCAAAAGAGAGGGTTAATGAAAATGCAATGCACTTTGCAGAGTTAATAACCCAGATACTTAAAAAATTCAAAAGCGAAACAGGGTTAAACGGAGTTTTAGTTGCCCCATTTGACGCAGAATTGTTCGGGCACTGGTGGTTTGAAGGGCCAAAGTGGCTTGAAAAGGTTATTGAAAATCTTAAAAAGATTGACGGGGTAGAGCCCGCAACTGGAATAGACATCCTAAAAAATTCTCCTAAAACAGAAACAATCACTCTTAAAGAAGGCTCGTGGGGAGAAAACAACGACCATTCAGTCTGGTTTAATGAAAATACAAAATGGACATGGGAAAAACTCTACAATACTGAAAAAAACTTTTTAGCCTTTTTAAAGAAACACAAGAGAAAGGCATTGCTTGAAAAAACGCTAAACAAAATTTTGAAAGAAGCGGCTAAATCTTTAATTATCGCAGAAGCATCAGACTGGCAATTTCTGATTCATACCCAATCTGGGGTAGACTATGTTGAAGAAAGGTTTAACAAACACATAGGAGAGGTTGAAAAACTTATTTCTATTGCAAAAAATTACCTTCATCAAAATACACTTTCAGATGAAGAAAAGGCTTTTATTGAAAAGGTTTCAAGGGAAAACATTGTTTTTAACAACATATGCCTTGAATGGTATCTGGAAGACTAA
- the galT gene encoding galactose-1-phosphate uridylyltransferase, protein MSEYRKDPVLNQWVIIAPEKTISYPAIKEQAIPENLPEFDENCPFCKFNGEDTKILLKYDFRNNGKWDLLVIPAPNPFLRVETELQKEGEGIFDLMSGTGANEIIIESPKHNEFTYKMDLNRVEQIFWAYHDRIVDLKNDKRLEYLLFFKEFGITPENKIIHPHSKMIATTFIPAHIELELLSAEDYFSYKDRCVFCDIVKQERKEGIRVISQNEDFISICPYASRFPFEIWILPQKHISHFEMSSKIMFYHLAEIYLDTFKRLNKVLGNVPYHTVLHTSPVQEESLEFYHWHIEIYPILNCYSAPQSGGGIFVNPVKPEDAAKALREATF, encoded by the coding sequence ATGAGTGAGTACAGAAAAGACCCTGTTTTAAATCAATGGGTAATTATTGCCCCTGAAAAAACCATCTCGTATCCTGCAATAAAAGAGCAGGCTATCCCTGAAAATTTACCTGAATTTGATGAAAACTGCCCATTTTGCAAATTCAACGGAGAAGATACAAAGATTCTTTTAAAATATGATTTTAGAAACAATGGGAAATGGGATTTGCTTGTAATACCTGCCCCAAACCCATTTTTAAGGGTTGAAACAGAGTTGCAAAAAGAGGGAGAAGGAATATTTGACTTAATGAGCGGCACAGGGGCAAATGAAATTATCATTGAATCCCCAAAACACAATGAATTTACTTATAAAATGGACTTAAACAGGGTTGAGCAAATATTCTGGGCATACCATGACAGAATTGTTGACTTAAAAAACGATAAAAGACTTGAATATCTTTTATTTTTCAAAGAATTTGGAATTACACCAGAAAACAAAATAATACACCCTCACTCTAAAATGATTGCAACCACTTTTATTCCAGCACACATTGAATTAGAGCTTTTAAGTGCGGAAGATTACTTTTCTTACAAAGATAGATGCGTTTTCTGTGACATTGTAAAACAGGAGAGAAAAGAAGGAATCAGGGTTATTTCACAAAATGAGGATTTTATCTCAATATGCCCTTATGCTTCAAGGTTTCCATTTGAAATATGGATTTTACCTCAAAAACACATATCCCACTTTGAAATGTCGTCAAAGATTATGTTTTACCACCTTGCTGAAATATACCTTGATACCTTTAAAAGATTAAACAAAGTGCTGGGGAATGTTCCATACCACACTGTTCTTCATACTTCACCAGTGCAGGAAGAAAGCCTTGAATTTTACCACTGGCACATAGAAATTTATCCTATACTAAACTGCTATTCAGCACCTCAATCAGGCGGAGGCATATTTGTTAATCCTGTAAAACCAGAGGATGCGGCAAAAGCATTAAGAGAAGCAACCTTTTAG